DNA sequence from the Nicotiana tomentosiformis chromosome 3, ASM39032v3, whole genome shotgun sequence genome:
tttttttgatttatttggGAAAAGAAGTGGGTTTGTTTCCTCTGTTTTGAAAGTTTAGTGTTCGGAATACTGTAGTAAATTTCATGGGTGTGTTCATTAAgcaaaagttaatttttttcttttgtcaGTTAAAAGTCattaactttgtgttcattacccaaaagttatttttcttttttttgttacacaaaaattattttactatgtTCTAATTATCCCAATAATCACTTTGACCAAAACACACCTTTcacctgaaaagtctattatgccctgacattataaattctctcatttatgtaataccttctatattatatactatatactatATTTTTATCTAGGTATTTTACTATATACCATACATTTCATTTTTCCatggcactcaatttgtttaatcatattcaaacatgaacatattttaaatataaaaatgataaaaaaatatttattttttaatatttatttaaaataataaaaacagatttgtttaacaaatgatatttgtgtttaatattaagttttttaaagctttatctgttaatattatttatttgaaagtattaatctAATGTGTCATTTTGCTAAATgtgggtattttatttattatattaatgggtatggcttggctgataaattaatgagctttgattttttaattttcattaaacatATTTCATTAAGCATGATTAAGAAAGTGGACTTGATATTTGTTCACGGTAGTGTTACTGACAAAATTAATAATGCtacttatatatcttgaaaattaatattaagaaaaaattaaatatacgaatatattataaaaataataaataaaataatattaagttattttagttATAAGTAAAATATCTGGATAAAAGTATATTGTATAGCttataatatagaaggtattacatatatgagaggatttataatgtcaaggggataatagacttttcaggtgAAAAGTTTGTAAAATTTGGTCAAAGTGATTATTGTGATAATTAGAGCATAGTAAAATGACTTttaggtaatgaacacaaagttgaatggcttttacgtaacaaaagaaagaaaaatattttttgggtaatgaacacaaagttgaatgactacCCATAAAATTTACTCGGAATATGAGGGTGTAGTTGCTAGGAAAGATGCTAAGCTGTCTGCAAAAAATGTCAATTCTGAGAAATGGCTTGTTGAAGCCTAGATTTAATGTCTGTAAATGATTACAGAATTAGAAAGTCCAATTAATTGGGAACATTTTCTctgcttttttttctttctttcgttGGCAGTACTTTTGGCTTTTGTGCCATGGGTAGTAGGTAGTAGGTTCTACTGCTTTCAGcactaaaaaaaataatattatttgaaCCAGGGGATTAGAACTTACAacctaaaataattttttaaacaaCATTTGTCACTATAATGAGAACTTCCCTTATGTCAAGGGGAATCAAAAGTTTATATACATCCGAAAAAAATTATTTATGCCCTAATTGTGCAGTAGAATTTTTTTAATGAAGGAATTAAATTGAACATCCTTCCTTGATTGTGGCTCCACCACTGATAGCATCAACAATTACACCTCAATCCTTAAATAGCAAATTGGGGTGGGCGATATATATCCTCAATCTCCATCTATTTATATTGATTGTAAACCTACCACAATCCTCCTCTTTTATTCGAACTTGGAATTTACCGTATGATCAAGCTCACACAGGTGAAGTTATATTATTGAAATAAGGTTTAGAAAAAATAGAGTGGATAGGAATGTAGTTGTGTGAAATTCCTGCGTGATTTCAAGCTTGTAATGGTACTACTTAACCTAATACAACCGCCACTTTCATCATCCTCACACTTACTGAACTACTCCTGAATTAGTAGCTGTGAAATCCAAAATTGACATGGTTATATTCAACAGCAGTCCCCAGTTAGTATGTTTCAATGGAAAAATCAACTATTGTGAGTTCAGTTCAAGAAAGTTGACTAATTTTATATTtgtatgtttttcttttttcagaGTTTAGCTGTGAATAACTTCTACATCGGTGAAGGTTCGGACTTCTCTGGAGTTGTAACTAAGATGATGACAGTGAACGGCTCGTTGAGAATAAGCGTGTACAATCCTGCTACATTCTATGGCATTCATGTTAGCTCCACCCCCGTCAATCTCATCTACTCAGATATCACTGTTGCCTCTGGTCAGGTAATTTCTCGGCATATTTCTTCGTTTCCTTTTCTTGGTAACAATTTCTCTCCTTCTTGGTGTTCTACCTTCTCTTTGCTAAATGATTTGTATGTACCTGTACCAAGTTGTGGACTAGAGAGGTCAGCAGTGTCATTCTCAGTTTCCTGTATTAGGAGTTGAAAAATGAAGAAACAACAATACTAAAGTTGACCTTTTTTTATAACGGTAATGTTCGGATCACCATTGCGCGCACCCCAACTATTCTACTGGATAGTTCTTACCTCAGACATTGAGTAGTCTGCCCACCATTCCGAGAAATCACATAGTGTTTTTTGTTTATGATGGAATTTGAACTTTTATCTCCCATGGTTTTCATCAATTTCATCGACTGATAGGTCACCACTTAAGTTGATCTTAGGTTCCTCGTTTTGACAAACGCCTTATTTTACAAATATTTGAAGTTTGTCGAGAAATTCAGCCAATGCCTTTATACCTTCAtaatcttcattttttctttgGTTTGCagttaaaaaaatattatcaaCCCAGGAAGAGTAGGCGGGCTGTGTTAGTGAACATAGAATCAACAAAGTTTCCCTTGTATGGAGCTGGATCAGGTCTTGATGCATCAAATAATGGTGGTTTTAAAGTTCCATTAAAATTGGACTTTGAAATCAGGTCGCGTGGAGATGTGGTGGGGAAATTAGTGAGGACGAAGAACAAAAAGCAGATTTCGTGTGATTTGGTCATTGACTCTACTAGCTCTAAACCCATCAAGTTCAAGAAGAATTCTTGTGTTTACAGCTGAATTCACAATTACTAAATGCCTACTTTGTTTCCAGTTTGTGTGCAGCAACCTTCTGTAAAATTATCTCTTGAAAACAGACTCTCTACCTTcccttttctctttcttcttcttcttccctccTCGTCTTCTCACTCTTTCTAATCCGAGTTTCTATTGGAAACATTTTCTCTACCTTCACTAGGTAGGGGTAACGTTTGCGTacgcactaccctccccagactccacttgtggtaatatactgggtttgttgttgttgttgtaaatgtTAGTTCAATTTTGAGAAATACTTTCATATGAATAAGATAGCTTTTCCTCTTGAATCCTTAGATGCTACTGTAAAAGTTGTTGCCTGTAAGCTGAATGGTGTACATAAGTTTGATTGGATTTTTCAATGAGCATACATCAGGTTTATTCCAGGTATCATACTACTATGAGATGCGAAGATTATATCTTACAAGTGGTCTAGCAATTCTAAAGCTCAAAACTGAAAACTGCACTAGTCATCTTTCTACTTTTATACATTCTCTGGGAAATGTAAGCTTGATCCGAGGAGCTAGCAGCGGAATAAATCTAGTGCATGGAATTTTGTGCTAGTAGTATTTGACTTATTGTCACAATTCTACTTGTACACTGAGTTCGGATATGAGGTGATGGCCAGATTCTATCCCAAATTAATATTTGCTTTATTTGTTAAGCGGTGTTCAACTTTTTTGTGACTGTTTAGACTGGTTTAGGTCATAATCTAATTTGAGTAGAGACCACAGTCCAAGCTCAATCCAGCCGGATCAGAGGTCCAAAAAATTCATTATTGTAATCCAATTTAACAAATTATTACTAACCTAAATTGGAAGCCGAAACAATATAGTATATGTTATCCAATTTAACAAACTACTAGTATTATTCAACTAATTTGAGTTATTATACACACAAGGGAAAGTTGCAAAAAGAAAAACGAAGGGACTGATGAGATTAAGACTTTCTCTTTCAAGCATTCTTAAGTAGGAAATAAAAGAAGTTTAACTTTATCAAGGGAGAATTAATTCTTCATGGGGTTTAACTTTTACTAATTCTTCAAATTAAATTTAACTCTTCTCCATTCAGTTAGAATGATTTCATCCTCGTCTATTTATTATTCCATCTGTCTCCTCATCTATTTATTATTCCATCTGTCTCATATTATCTGTCATGATTCTACTGTATACGCctcttaaaaaaaattaattaggaTAAATTTTTGACTACTTTACTTTTATTCATGTCTTAATATTTAATCTTTCTTCTCTGGTATTTGAACAAAGTTAAGTGTTTTAGTctttaaggaaaagaaaaaaaataattaatgttGTCTTAAATAAAAAaagtgacaaataatttgagacaactatttttagtaaccacGACTGATAATATGAGACATTACAAGTTCTAATTTGTGTAGCCGCTTACGTAAATAATGGAAGATGTCCTAATTATGGAATTGGGAGTCAAGCTAGTATTTACGTAATATTTTTCCTGCAACTACAAAAAGAAATATTTtatgtgttataaatatattatattatggatgtttatttaatactccgttgtaaataagcttatctatatgagatttcgccgtaaatatgtttatctatttagtactctattggaaaaaataagcttatctatatgagatttcgccgtaaatatgtttatctatttagtactctattggaaataagtctcatgaagaagcttatcatttcgatattccgttatggataaacatcactcccagtagaagattatctatatctggtacaatgagcttattcTTTCAGTACCCCATTATGTATAAATATCACCtcgtagaagattatctatatttggtataatgagcttattctttcagtaccccgttatggataaatattaccccttataaaagattatctatatttggtacaatgagcttatcctttcggtactctaTTATGAATAAACATTACCCCGATATAAGATTATCTATATTCGATATAGTAAcaacttacacagcagcttgcagaaaCAACTTACATAACAACTTGATTTTTTCTGAAAAGATTTCAATTATATAAATAAGTTTatagtttgaataatatatattGTAAAATTTTCAAACGTCGGTTCCCCAATGCAAGCGGTAAAATCTCTTAAAATAAATGTTAGTCGAGGGATAGCGCTAAACGGTGGCGCGATTGACGTTAAATTTAACTACTGTACTTATATATAAACTCCGGTCAAACTGTTTCAGCGATGCGCCCCCCACTTCTTCCGTGTCCTCACCTCCTTTTTCATTCTCTCTCTCACTTCATCACTTTTGGATCTTCAACATTTTCCCCCACATTTTCATCACTCAAAATATCACCTTATTCCACATAGATCCTAATCGAAGTTGCAGCTTTTTTCAGTAGAAAACTAGAAATCCCAACAAGAACTGACTGATCTTTACACTCAAATACTTTATCATGTATAATCCAAAGCCCACTTCAAGATTTATCCTTTGCTCCTTAGTCCTCCTTCTCTTGCTTAGCTTCTTGGCTCCGTCAATATCGTCCGAGCTGGATTTATCTGATGACGGTGGTGATGACGTggaagctttggaagaactcataGCATTGGACGAACAAGAAGATTCACATCAGCAAAACGCTGAATCTGAGTTTGTAAGTAAGGCCCAAAGAATAGTACTTGAGCTAAACAATGACAATACTAAAAGGGCAATTGATAGGAATGAGTATGTACTGGTTTTGGGTTACGCGCCGTGGTGCGTAAGGAGTGCTGAGCTAATGCCGAAATTTGCTGAGGCTGCTACTGCTCTTAAGGAATTGGGAAGTCATCTTTTAATGGCTAAGATTGATGCTGAACGTTACCCTAAGGTTGCTTCAACTCTTGATATCAAAGGGTTCCCCACTCTGCTTCTGTTTGTTAACGGCACTTCTCAACCTTATACTGGTGGATTCTCCGCGTAAGcattttatttatgttatgtataCTCACGGTGTAAATTTTAGGGATCATTACACAAATAGCCAATTGGATTCGTTATGTACTGTTCATTATATGCGGTTATACACGTACATcaacggctatttttagtttaagatgTTGGGGGAgcgactatttaggttaattcttctaaaTTTTAACCTGTTAGTTATACTATTTTTACTAGTTTATCAAATTATTGTTAATTGAGAGATTTACATATAATTGTCTAATAAATGATTTAGATTGTGCAAGTATGT
Encoded proteins:
- the LOC104089557 gene encoding uncharacterized protein is translated as MLHTKSESDITSLAPSSPSRSPKRPVYYVQSPSRDSHDGDKSTYMQPTPSFNSPMESPSHPSFGRHSRNSSASRFSGIFRSSSGRKNGRKRNDKGWPECNVIMEEGKYDEYDDDKGVTRRCQALLALLGFIVLFSIFCLIIWGAGRPYKAEITVRSLAVNNFYIGEGSDFSGVVTKMMTVNGSLRISVYNPATFYGIHVSSTPVNLIYSDITVASGQLKKYYQPRKSRRAVLVNIESTKFPLYGAGSGLDASNNGGFKVPLKLDFEIRSRGDVVGKLVRTKNKKQISCDLVIDSTSSKPIKFKKNSCVYS